A DNA window from Paenibacillus sp. HWE-109 contains the following coding sequences:
- a CDS encoding stalk domain-containing protein has translation MFRRKNGRVEPGLTEKGDIRQISSGYCYNLALLTDGTVWAWGDNTYGQFEKVLLDQVPIIKNELTLVPLRFITESFGGQVIWDENNKLIDLKIH, from the coding sequence ATGTTCAGGCGGAAAAACGGAAGAGTGGAACCGGGTCTTACAGAAAAAGGAGATATACGCCAAATATCCTCGGGCTATTGTTATAATTTAGCGTTACTTACGGATGGAACGGTTTGGGCTTGGGGTGATAATACATATGGTCAGTTTGAAAAAGTGCTCCTAGATCAAGTTCCAATTATTAAGAATGAATTAACACTTGTTCCATTGCGTTTTATCACTGAATCCTTCGGTGGACAAGTTATATGGGATGAGAATAACAAACTTATTGATTTGAAGATACATTGA
- a CDS encoding AlkZ-related protein has translation MIQIKISIYKEAAQLINEVGILPLAPLIPNHPSLYEITFGDQWLTGTETDPWLWRTRLPSDGAAAYGKFIKKKPILISRELFPWVKVILVIRTTTIKKKKNGDLFINGVQLSFLDSDSGAKLERFVKPV, from the coding sequence ATGATCCAAATAAAAATCTCCATATATAAAGAGGCTGCTCAGCTTATTAATGAGGTGGGCATCTTGCCACTGGCACCACTTATTCCAAATCATCCCTCACTTTACGAAATTACTTTTGGCGATCAATGGCTAACGGGGACTGAAACTGATCCTTGGCTTTGGCGAACACGACTTCCCAGTGATGGCGCAGCGGCTTACGGTAAATTCATTAAGAAAAAACCAATTCTCATTTCACGCGAATTGTTCCCTTGGGTTAAAGTCATTCTAGTTATTAGAACCACAACTATTAAAAAAAAGAAAAATGGAGATTTGTTCATTAACGGTGTTCAGCTTTCTTTCCTAGACAGTGATTCAGGCGCAAAACTTGAAAGATTTGTGAAACCAGTTTAA
- a CDS encoding YheC/YheD family protein, with protein MGHTVGVLLDRKIFMGISKGKTGNEKLSLYNQVAKQHNLTPFYTSLHQIGITTAQGYIYTKNKYKFVRRPIPKVTHNRAMTLSPFLKRKLKQLSKNSFIFNRQNRYDKYYIYKLLHQNIHLRDYLPVSLKYSEKVLKSAMAAYQSLFIKPTNDSIGNGIMKLTKQLSGKWLLFWKKGKQTLLSAKRAVSVIQKVVGKRTYMIQETIALATYKGRPYDLRVSVQRGTSGRWQVTGVVGKVASAGRHVTNVAKGGKVRRTEVLFKNNRFNFETMMNDIRRASISIMNDLSGKLPHLADVGLDIGIDHRGHIKLIEVNGRDQRYSFKKAKMSATFYRTYETPLQYAKYLLQQAQSSKS; from the coding sequence ATGGGTCATACAGTAGGTGTTCTGTTGGATCGGAAGATTTTTATGGGGATTTCTAAGGGCAAAACAGGAAATGAGAAGCTTTCCTTATATAATCAGGTAGCTAAGCAGCATAACCTAACGCCTTTTTATACTTCGCTTCATCAGATTGGCATTACTACAGCTCAAGGTTATATTTATACGAAAAATAAGTATAAATTTGTACGACGACCGATTCCAAAGGTTACACACAACAGAGCCATGACCTTGTCACCATTTCTTAAACGTAAGCTCAAACAATTGTCGAAAAACAGCTTTATTTTCAATAGGCAAAATCGATATGACAAATACTACATCTATAAACTTTTACATCAGAACATACATTTGCGAGACTACTTACCCGTTTCACTGAAGTACTCAGAAAAGGTATTAAAGTCGGCTATGGCGGCTTATCAATCTTTATTCATAAAGCCTACAAACGATAGTATTGGAAATGGAATCATGAAGCTGACTAAGCAGTTGAGCGGAAAATGGTTGTTGTTTTGGAAAAAGGGAAAGCAAACGCTGTTATCGGCGAAGAGAGCTGTTTCCGTTATCCAGAAGGTTGTTGGAAAGAGAACTTACATGATTCAAGAAACAATTGCATTAGCAACATACAAAGGCAGACCCTATGATTTGCGTGTCTCTGTCCAACGCGGTACATCAGGAAGATGGCAAGTAACAGGCGTGGTGGGGAAAGTCGCTAGTGCTGGAAGACATGTAACTAACGTGGCTAAAGGTGGGAAGGTAAGACGAACAGAAGTACTGTTTAAAAACAATAGATTCAACTTTGAAACGATGATGAATGACATACGTCGTGCATCTATTAGTATCATGAATGATTTGAGTGGAAAATTGCCTCATTTGGCCGATGTGGGGTTAGATATCGGGATTGATCATCGCGGTCATATTAAATTAATTGAAGTAAATGGGCGAGACCAACGCTATTCCTTTAAGAAAGCAAAGATGAGCGCTACATTCTACCGAACATATGAAACGCCTCTACAGTATGCCAAATATTTATTACAGCAAGCTCAATCCTCCAAATCCTAA
- a CDS encoding DedA family protein — MNHHSMIMLITHYGYAGIFIALFIGIIGIPLPIEIILLGAGYIAVKTNLHFGGIIGFAWLGASAGMTVNYFLGQSIGLKRISKVTKWIKLTESRLESWAVHFKKHGAILLLVGFYVAGLRHAAPFIAGATKMRFTKFMIISYGGAMAWILVIVLLGQKLGKVWDHIIMHVHHPIWFIFAACVFGLGLLGVKMMVRQRRFSS, encoded by the coding sequence ATGAATCATCATTCAATGATCATGTTAATCACCCATTACGGTTATGCAGGTATTTTTATAGCACTCTTCATTGGAATTATAGGGATCCCGTTACCGATCGAGATTATCCTGCTAGGTGCAGGCTATATAGCCGTTAAGACTAATTTACATTTTGGCGGCATCATCGGCTTCGCCTGGCTAGGAGCAAGTGCTGGCATGACAGTTAATTACTTCCTAGGACAAAGTATAGGTTTGAAGCGGATTAGCAAAGTAACCAAGTGGATTAAGCTTACTGAAAGCAGATTAGAAAGTTGGGCAGTGCATTTTAAAAAGCATGGAGCCATCTTACTATTAGTAGGCTTTTATGTAGCTGGTCTTAGGCATGCTGCTCCGTTCATTGCAGGGGCTACGAAAATGCGGTTCACTAAATTTATGATCATCTCGTATGGTGGTGCAATGGCATGGATTCTAGTTATTGTTCTTCTAGGTCAAAAGCTTGGTAAAGTATGGGACCACATAATTATGCATGTCCATCATCCAATATGGTTTATTTTCGCGGCTTGTGTATTCGGTCTGGGTTTGTTAGGAGTTAAAATGATGGTACGTCAGCGAAGATTTTCATCCTAA
- a CDS encoding histidine phosphatase family protein gives MKTIIYMVRHGESPYNEGNERTRGLTPKGKIDIEKATKLLIGEGIDMIISSPYTRAILSVEGLAEHLKLDINVFEDLRERHFATNIIGNAELMSSISESFNDLNHTLPGGESNADCQKRAITVLKPILKEHRGKKIAIGTHGLVMTLMMNHFDPAFGLDFLNQLKKPDIYKMQFEELELEEVTRMWND, from the coding sequence ATGAAGACAATTATCTATATGGTTAGGCATGGAGAATCACCATACAATGAAGGAAATGAAAGAACAAGAGGGCTTACCCCAAAAGGAAAGATCGATATTGAAAAAGCAACGAAGCTACTTATAGGTGAAGGAATTGACATGATTATATCAAGTCCTTATACTCGAGCAATTCTTAGTGTTGAGGGATTGGCCGAGCACTTAAAGTTAGATATTAATGTATTTGAAGATCTTAGAGAACGTCATTTTGCAACTAATATTATTGGAAATGCAGAGTTAATGTCTAGTATCAGTGAGAGTTTTAATGACCTTAATCATACCTTGCCGGGTGGAGAGTCTAATGCTGATTGTCAGAAAAGAGCAATCACAGTTCTAAAACCCATATTAAAAGAGCACAGAGGGAAGAAAATAGCAATCGGGACTCATGGTCTTGTAATGACTTTGATGATGAATCATTTTGATCCAGCTTTTGGCTTGGATTTTTTGAACCAATTAAAGAAACCAGATATCTATAAAATGCAATTCGAGGAATTAGAATTAGAAGAAGTAACAAGAATGTGGAATGATTAG
- a CDS encoding glycosyltransferase: MNKFDAVFVPSRHNERALKNSGVKIPIFNVPHGVNTREFHPNNKKLALSRAAGKFTFVSIFGFQHRKNPEGLLRAYWEEFSSKDNVILVIKTNGYAAYENEQWIKHQVSIYKKRLGIRKDTAPVVIIGRRLSESQLKGLYTLGNAFVLPTRGEGVGLPFLEALASGVPVIATGWGGQMDFLTPNNSFLIPFKLKCPSVSMNSLHAISRKFSHLFAQKGQLWAEPDLHSLKKIMRKAYENPGLCKAKGLQGRRDMFQLSWDRAGKLMKIAVEKVLRSKK, from the coding sequence ATGAACAAATTTGATGCGGTTTTTGTACCTTCACGACATAATGAAAGGGCATTAAAGAATAGCGGTGTAAAGATACCGATTTTCAATGTACCTCATGGTGTTAACACCAGGGAGTTTCATCCGAACAATAAGAAGCTGGCTTTGAGTCGTGCGGCGGGAAAATTTACATTCGTGTCTATCTTTGGCTTCCAGCATCGTAAAAATCCAGAAGGCTTGCTTAGGGCATACTGGGAAGAATTTTCATCAAAAGATAACGTTATTCTTGTAATCAAAACGAACGGATATGCAGCTTATGAGAATGAGCAATGGATTAAGCATCAGGTATCGATATATAAAAAAAGGCTGGGTATCCGCAAAGACACAGCCCCTGTTGTCATCATCGGCAGGCGGCTCAGTGAAAGCCAGCTGAAGGGTTTGTATACGCTCGGTAATGCCTTCGTCCTCCCCACTCGTGGCGAGGGCGTCGGACTACCTTTTCTAGAAGCATTGGCGAGTGGTGTGCCGGTCATCGCAACAGGTTGGGGTGGACAAATGGATTTCCTTACTCCTAATAACTCGTTCTTAATTCCTTTTAAGTTGAAGTGCCCATCTGTCAGCATGAACAGTCTGCATGCCATCTCAAGAAAGTTCAGCCATCTTTTTGCGCAAAAAGGACAACTATGGGCGGAACCGGATCTGCACAGCTTGAAGAAGATCATGAGGAAAGCTTATGAGAATCCCGGACTTTGCAAAGCAAAAGGACTCCAAGGCAGAAGAGATATGTTTCAATTATCTTGGGATCGAGCGGGAAAATTAATGAAGATTGCGGTTGAAAAAGTACTGCGATCTAAAAAATAA
- the tlp gene encoding small acid-soluble spore protein Tlp: protein MAKPDNREDNPARIQNAIDNTMANLNEAEDYLDEHADEISAVDKESIESKNARRKESINGFIAEKQDESKAQE, encoded by the coding sequence ATGGCTAAGCCAGACAATCGCGAAGATAACCCAGCACGTATTCAGAATGCCATCGATAATACAATGGCAAATCTAAACGAAGCTGAGGATTACTTGGATGAACATGCGGATGAAATTTCTGCTGTAGACAAAGAAAGCATCGAATCCAAAAATGCTCGCCGCAAAGAGAGCATCAATGGATTTATCGCAGAGAAACAAGACGAATCCAAAGCGCAAGAATAA
- a CDS encoding HAMP domain-containing sensor histidine kinase, giving the protein MKIKTKASLLSFFWLICVLLPLTFIIYYLYAQFEKEEEMETLQFTANQILTHISPLELLQEDSNRILRRYLPDHSIIRSLDLSSKVINQATNNSELAVIPPKHMDVQESYAQKFNDQTVMIVRTPIRQGIQIIGTLEIIKEPIELDQSLYRLIGIIVIVTLAAMLISLSASFLLSKLLFLPLSRMIQTMKEIETSIAIKKLPLNQKSKDELYQLSETFNHLMERIEISMKKQRQFISDASHEFKTSLTIIEGYTSLIRRWGFENMDLHMEALKAVHNESKRMKHITYQLLELAEMEHAERLTLCVFDLVTLCEESIQLLQPLSNKEFILVPSERSMMIEADQLQIKQVIFIILDNAMKYMKHQTHIYLSKTDSNHCIRIVDDGLGIPTEELPFVFERFYRVDRSRSRQTGGSGLGLAIAKSIVSLHHGTIQIVSERHKGTEVIVTIPKLKTSNPF; this is encoded by the coding sequence ATGAAAATTAAGACAAAAGCTTCTTTGCTGTCCTTCTTTTGGTTAATTTGTGTTCTATTGCCGCTTACCTTCATTATTTATTATCTTTATGCACAGTTTGAAAAAGAGGAAGAGATGGAAACCCTTCAATTTACAGCTAACCAAATACTCACGCATATAAGTCCTTTGGAATTACTTCAAGAGGATAGCAACCGAATTTTAAGAAGGTATCTACCCGATCACTCCATAATTCGCTCACTTGATCTTTCTTCAAAGGTGATCAACCAAGCAACTAACAATTCCGAATTAGCCGTTATTCCGCCGAAACACATGGATGTACAAGAGTCATACGCACAAAAATTTAATGATCAGACCGTTATGATCGTTCGAACACCCATTCGTCAAGGAATACAAATTATCGGAACGTTAGAAATCATTAAGGAACCCATAGAGCTTGATCAAAGCTTATATCGTTTGATTGGCATTATAGTGATCGTAACACTTGCTGCTATGCTCATCTCTCTATCTGCAAGTTTCTTATTGTCCAAACTATTATTTTTACCGCTATCTCGTATGATTCAGACGATGAAAGAGATTGAAACGAGTATTGCGATAAAAAAACTGCCTTTGAATCAAAAGTCAAAGGATGAGCTCTATCAATTATCTGAAACATTTAATCATTTGATGGAACGCATTGAGATAAGTATGAAGAAACAGCGGCAGTTTATCTCTGATGCCTCACATGAGTTCAAGACTTCACTCACAATTATTGAAGGCTATACATCACTCATTCGTAGATGGGGCTTTGAAAATATGGACCTTCATATGGAAGCTCTAAAAGCTGTTCATAACGAGAGCAAACGAATGAAACACATAACTTATCAATTGCTTGAATTGGCTGAAATGGAACATGCAGAAAGGCTTACTTTGTGTGTTTTTGATCTAGTAACACTTTGTGAAGAAAGCATTCAACTTCTTCAGCCACTCTCAAACAAAGAATTCATACTCGTCCCCTCCGAGAGAAGCATGATGATAGAAGCAGATCAATTGCAAATAAAACAAGTCATCTTCATTATTTTGGATAATGCGATGAAATACATGAAACATCAAACCCATATATACCTTTCTAAAACAGATTCAAATCATTGTATACGCATTGTTGATGATGGCTTAGGCATTCCCACAGAAGAATTGCCCTTCGTCTTCGAACGATTCTATCGCGTAGATCGATCCCGAAGCAGACAAACCGGCGGGTCAGGCCTAGGCTTAGCAATAGCTAAAAGTATTGTCAGTTTACATCATGGAACAATTCAAATCGTCAGCGAACGCCATAAAGGAACAGAAGTCATCGTTACCATCCCAAAATTGAAAACCTCCAACCCGTTTTAG
- a CDS encoding undecaprenyl-diphosphatase, with protein sequence MVLSLDILEINLSLFRLVNDLGKEYPFLNPTFIFIAEYMVFLLALSVLIIWFTRDVDNRIMILCASIAFICAFTVGKVSGVFHSNYQPFVELNDVNKLIHKEKDNSFPSDHTILFFSYCFSFWLFKRGWSILWVLLAVLVGVSRIWVGVHYPLDILTGILISLTAATSIYLIFPKLNVTQATIKIYEKYENKLLLLFKRTMRNKSKNF encoded by the coding sequence ATGGTGCTGAGTTTGGATATTTTAGAAATTAATTTATCATTGTTTAGGTTGGTTAATGACTTAGGAAAAGAATATCCCTTTTTGAATCCCACATTTATTTTTATTGCTGAATATATGGTTTTTTTACTTGCACTAAGTGTTCTTATTATTTGGTTTACAAGAGATGTGGACAATAGAATTATGATTCTTTGTGCATCAATCGCTTTCATTTGTGCCTTTACGGTAGGAAAGGTTTCAGGGGTATTTCACTCGAATTATCAACCTTTTGTTGAATTAAATGACGTTAATAAACTGATACATAAAGAAAAAGACAATTCTTTTCCAAGTGACCATACAATTTTATTCTTCTCATATTGTTTTTCATTCTGGCTCTTTAAGAGAGGTTGGTCAATTTTATGGGTATTGTTAGCAGTTCTAGTGGGAGTCTCCCGTATATGGGTTGGGGTTCATTATCCTTTAGATATTTTAACAGGAATATTAATTAGCCTAACTGCTGCAACTTCTATATATTTAATATTCCCTAAACTTAATGTTACTCAGGCCACCATAAAAATTTATGAAAAATATGAAAACAAGCTTCTTCTTCTGTTCAAAAGAACAATGAGAAACAAGTCAAAAAACTTTTAG
- a CDS encoding SDR family NAD(P)-dependent oxidoreductase yields the protein MKYTVVTGASSGIGYETALAFAARGKNLIVSARRKEQLEDLKSEIARIYPEVDVVIRATDLSVSENAYKLYEGLQEFQIETWINNAGFGNFASVAQQDLDKISAMLHLNIESLTILSSLFVRDYSNVEGTQLINVSSGGGYTIVGNAITYCATKFYVSAFTEGLSHELNRQGALMQAKVLAPAATETEFAKRSLDISEFEYHGTVPRFHTAKEMAGFLLDLYDSDRVVGIVDGLTYEFQLRDPIFNYVASTR from the coding sequence ATGAAATATACGGTAGTTACAGGCGCCAGTTCAGGCATAGGTTATGAAACCGCTCTAGCTTTTGCAGCTCGCGGCAAAAACTTAATTGTTTCAGCCCGCAGAAAGGAACAGCTGGAGGATTTAAAGTCTGAAATCGCACGGATCTACCCCGAAGTAGATGTCGTCATTCGAGCGACTGACTTATCCGTTTCCGAGAATGCTTATAAGCTATATGAAGGTCTACAAGAGTTCCAAATTGAAACTTGGATCAACAATGCGGGTTTTGGCAATTTTGCTTCAGTGGCCCAGCAAGATTTAGATAAAATTTCTGCCATGCTGCATCTGAACATTGAATCGTTGACGATACTTTCCTCTCTTTTCGTTCGTGACTATTCCAATGTTGAAGGAACACAATTAATCAACGTTTCATCCGGTGGCGGCTATACGATTGTGGGAAATGCCATTACGTACTGCGCAACTAAGTTCTATGTGAGTGCCTTTACGGAAGGACTCTCTCATGAGTTAAACAGACAAGGTGCACTTATGCAGGCTAAAGTGTTAGCACCTGCTGCAACAGAAACAGAATTCGCGAAGCGTTCTTTGGATATCTCCGAATTCGAATATCACGGGACTGTGCCGAGGTTTCATACCGCGAAGGAAATGGCTGGATTCCTGCTTGACTTGTATGACAGCGACCGCGTTGTAGGAATTGTAGATGGTTTAACATACGAGTTTCAGTTAAGAGATCCTATTTTCAATTATGTGGCGAGCACTCGATAA
- a CDS encoding response regulator transcription factor, whose amino-acid sequence MSYRILVIEDEEKIARLLQLELTHAGYIVELALDGSDGLRKALNDNWDLILLDILLPVYNGFELIKSFRKQNSATPIIIVTACGTPSDIVNGLDFGGQDYVTKPFHLEELLARIRACIRRQSQLQEADDELNKHNSLLYTLKGTNVNLRSREVFQDGIKIDFTPKEFELLVYLIEHQNEILSREKIMTDVWGYDFIGNSNLVDVYIRYVRKKLLAPYPNIRTIRGVGYLLEV is encoded by the coding sequence ATGTCATATAGAATACTTGTCATCGAAGATGAAGAGAAAATAGCAAGGCTGCTGCAATTAGAACTCACACATGCTGGGTATATTGTAGAGTTGGCTCTAGATGGCTCAGACGGGTTAAGAAAAGCATTGAATGATAACTGGGATCTCATTCTGCTCGATATTTTGCTTCCTGTATATAACGGCTTTGAACTGATCAAATCCTTCCGCAAGCAGAATTCAGCAACTCCTATTATTATAGTAACTGCCTGCGGCACCCCCTCGGATATTGTGAATGGACTTGATTTCGGGGGCCAAGATTATGTAACGAAACCATTTCACTTGGAAGAACTGCTTGCTCGGATTCGCGCTTGCATTCGCCGCCAAAGCCAACTCCAAGAGGCCGATGACGAGCTTAATAAGCATAACTCCCTACTCTATACATTGAAAGGAACAAACGTGAATCTTCGATCCAGAGAAGTGTTCCAGGATGGTATAAAGATCGATTTTACACCAAAAGAATTTGAACTTCTGGTCTATTTGATCGAACATCAGAATGAGATCCTTAGTCGAGAAAAAATTATGACCGATGTGTGGGGTTACGATTTTATAGGCAATTCAAATCTGGTGGATGTATATATCCGGTATGTCCGCAAAAAGCTGCTTGCGCCTTATCCGAATATTCGAACAATCCGTGGTGTTGGGTACCTCTTGGAGGTCTAA
- a CDS encoding stalk domain-containing protein encodes MKKYIILICTVLILSLVGPYCAFADSTTYLPDEEGLELDWAFTETPPKRPQPKILNPLNYEVKWKIDNTLIQDIILDQQGVVYTSDSKDMVRAVYPNGKEKWSIHLDMGFEISVIYLVIGQDGTLYAHSSDSFSEKGLSTIYALSPEGKIKWKLQSKSIYSDFNSQFAGDVHGNLVFFTDEGLTSLNAKGEVNWINKTITSSEPRDYSRNSHKVSLFMDSKGNLYLDSALGVMISLDRSGVERWHTQPLQYVNKFSGFQPHFSHNDHLYLLTEDGLHILNTRDGSTVDTINMDINDIQSSGVPMDGQGGFYINARGRFLKINREGELIWEYKRRETEKNGIGSVEEPITDKEGNVYFNTGVGNIIALNNKGQEIFVFLRNAFWSKIDKLILDNNGNIVSTLDDIGLVSFGKKQIQVYIDNLSLPLTAAPINHDGTVLVPFRSLFENAGLKVSWDPDLKTITGTKEGLSIQLTIGGKTAFVNGLAQELNESPLIENNNTFVPLRFVGETLGRKVNWDGTSSSINIDRE; translated from the coding sequence ATGAAAAAGTATATTATTCTGATTTGTACAGTACTCATTTTAAGTCTTGTAGGTCCTTATTGTGCATTTGCAGATTCAACTACTTACTTACCTGATGAAGAAGGCTTAGAGTTAGACTGGGCCTTTACAGAGACCCCACCGAAACGTCCTCAACCGAAAATTTTAAACCCATTAAATTATGAAGTAAAATGGAAAATCGATAACACGCTAATACAAGATATTATACTTGATCAACAAGGAGTGGTTTACACTTCCGATTCCAAAGATATGGTACGTGCTGTATATCCAAATGGAAAAGAAAAATGGAGTATTCACTTGGACATGGGTTTTGAAATCTCCGTAATTTACTTAGTTATTGGACAGGATGGCACACTATATGCCCATAGCTCTGACAGTTTTTCTGAAAAAGGGTTATCGACAATCTATGCTCTATCTCCAGAAGGTAAGATAAAATGGAAATTACAATCTAAATCTATTTATAGTGATTTTAATAGCCAGTTCGCAGGTGATGTTCATGGCAATTTAGTTTTTTTCACCGATGAAGGACTAACCTCACTTAATGCGAAAGGTGAAGTCAACTGGATCAACAAAACCATTACATCCTCTGAACCAAGAGATTATTCACGAAACTCACATAAAGTCTCTCTATTCATGGATTCTAAAGGAAACCTTTACTTAGATTCTGCGCTAGGTGTAATGATTTCTCTTGACCGATCTGGCGTAGAAAGATGGCACACTCAACCACTACAATATGTAAATAAGTTTTCTGGTTTTCAACCTCATTTCTCTCATAACGATCACCTTTATTTATTAACTGAGGATGGATTGCATATCTTAAATACTCGTGATGGTAGCACTGTGGATACAATTAATATGGATATTAACGATATTCAATCTTCAGGTGTTCCAATGGATGGTCAGGGTGGATTCTACATTAACGCGCGGGGAAGATTTCTGAAAATCAACCGTGAAGGCGAGCTGATCTGGGAATACAAACGGCGAGAGACAGAGAAAAATGGGATAGGTTCTGTGGAAGAACCCATAACAGACAAAGAAGGGAACGTGTATTTCAACACGGGTGTCGGTAATATTATCGCGCTCAACAACAAAGGGCAAGAAATTTTTGTGTTCCTTCGAAACGCTTTCTGGTCAAAAATCGATAAACTCATTCTTGATAATAATGGAAATATTGTATCAACGTTAGATGATATTGGACTTGTATCTTTTGGAAAGAAGCAAATTCAAGTATATATAGATAACCTTAGCCTGCCTCTAACTGCTGCTCCGATTAATCATGATGGTACCGTACTTGTACCATTCAGATCACTATTCGAAAACGCTGGTCTCAAGGTTTCGTGGGATCCCGACTTGAAAACCATCACTGGTACAAAAGAGGGCTTATCCATCCAATTAACGATTGGGGGAAAAACAGCCTTCGTCAACGGACTAGCACAAGAGTTGAACGAATCACCTTTGATTGAAAACAATAACACATTCGTGCCACTTCGTTTCGTAGGCGAAACGTTGGGGAGAAAAGTGAATTGGGACGGTACCAGCTCATCGATCAACATTGATCGAGAATAA